A genomic window from Micromonospora violae includes:
- a CDS encoding DUF456 domain-containing protein: MDLTDSQTVVTVVAGLAIVAGLAGVVVPGLPALPLCWGGVLVWAVFGGAGLGGWAVFAAATLVAGGGAVIKYAWPGRNLKRTGVPTSTLLAGGVLGIVGFFVVPVVGLVLGFVGGVWAAERLRLGSNQLAWPSTVQALKAAGLSMLVEFAAGLLVAALWVAGLLLT, encoded by the coding sequence GTGGACCTGACGGACTCGCAGACGGTGGTGACCGTGGTGGCCGGGCTGGCCATCGTGGCCGGGTTGGCCGGCGTCGTGGTGCCCGGTCTGCCCGCGCTGCCGCTGTGCTGGGGCGGTGTGCTGGTCTGGGCGGTCTTCGGCGGGGCCGGTCTGGGTGGCTGGGCGGTGTTCGCCGCCGCCACTCTGGTCGCCGGGGGCGGCGCCGTGATCAAGTACGCGTGGCCGGGCCGGAACCTGAAACGCACCGGTGTGCCGACGTCCACGCTGCTCGCCGGTGGGGTGCTCGGCATCGTCGGGTTCTTCGTGGTGCCGGTCGTCGGGTTGGTGCTCGGCTTCGTGGGCGGGGTGTGGGCGGCGGAACGGCTGCGGCTGGGCAGCAACCAGCTGGCGTGGCCGTCCACCGTGCAGGCCCTGAAGGCTGCCGGCCTGTCGATGCTGGTGGAGTTCGCGGCCGGCCTGCTCGTCGCGGCCCTCTGGGTGGCCGGCCTCCTGCTGACCTGA